Within Halococcus salifodinae DSM 8989, the genomic segment GTTGGAGAGATAGTTCAGAGATTGTCGTAAGTTGACCGGTTTTGAATCGTTTTTCTGGCATCAAGACAGTTGTATCAGATTCAGTCGGTCAAGGGATGAAAGTTGTACCGGTATGGACATGCAGGTTTGAGATGAGTGAGGTGGCTGGCGGATATCGAAAGTATAGATTGTTTTGTTTGCTAGATTGAGGAGATGCCACGAGAGGAATCGGACAGCGACACGCTGGCGATCAGTAGCAGCCGGCCGCGGCTGGTCGGTGCGTGAGAGCGCAGCGAAAACGGGAGACGAGAGTCTGGCGCGATCTCAAACGAGCGGGGCTTCGAGCACGAAGTCTGGATTTTCACCGAGGGCAACGTGGGCAGCCGCCACGTCGGAGACGTGTCTCGGGGTTTCGGGGACGAGTACGCGCACGCGGTCGGCACCGATCGCCGCCGCATCCGCACTGATCGCACGAAAGAGCGCGCGTGCGGCCCCGAGATCGGACCATGCACCGACGCCGTACTCGGCCCAGCGTTCGGTTCTGCCGTCGGTCTCGCGTTCGTAATCGCGCACCCGATGGGCCATCGCCCGCGTACCGTCGTCCTCGCGGCGAACAGCGAACACCCGCGTCTCCTCGGCCGCACGGTGGAGCCCCTCGCGAGTGAGTTCGGACATCGCCCACGACTCGTCGGCGTCGAGTGCGAGTCCGGAAAGTGCGGTGTAGGCGTCCGAGCGCCGCCAGAAACTCCACGCCGCGTCCGGATCGTCGGCGACCGTGTAGGCTTTCGGTAGCGTGGCGTCGGGATCGGGGTCGGGATGCGCCCACCGGAACTCACACAGCGGCGCGAAGCCGACGGCGCGCGACCCGCCGAGACCGGCGGCGTTCCACGAGAAGACCATGTTCCGAACGACGGTCGCACCGCGCTCGCGCGCCCACCTGAAGAGCGCGTCGTTGAGCTGCGTGCTCAGTCCTTCGCCGCGGTACTCGGGGTTGACCCGCATCCCCTGGGCCCACGCCTCGTGTTCGGAGAGGAGCACGCCCTGACAGAGGCCTGCGACATCGTCTCCGGCGTCAACGAGGAAGGTTCGTTGGCTGTCGCCGTCGCCCGCGATCCACTCGTGGTAGATCTCGGGGATGTAGTCGCCGCTGTCGCGGTCGGCCCACGTCTCGCGAGTGAACGCCGCGACGTCTTCATAATCGTCGGGTCTGGCCTGCCGGATCGTGATATCGGTCACGCTCACGTCACCGCGCCTCCGGGACGGGACGGTTTTCCGGCGGTACCGAGCGCTCGGTGAGCTCGCCAGCGAGCGAGGTTCCCATCGTCGCGGCGACGTCCTCGCTTCTCTCGCTGTTCGCCAGCGCCCACATCAGTTTGACCTTCGCGGTGCCCGGAAGGAGGTCCTCGCCCTCGATCACGCCCGCATCAAGGAGGTCCCGTCCGGTGTCGTACACACGATCACAGACCCGGCCGCCGAGACACTGGCTCGTCATCACCACGCTGGTCCCGTCCGCGACGAGTTCCGCGATCCGGGGGATCCAGTCGGTGTGGACATGCCCGAGTCCTGTCCCCTCGATCACGAGTCCCGCGCTCCCCGTGGCCGCGTCGAGCATCGCCTCACTGGTTCCGGGCGTGAACTTCACCAGCTCGACGTCGGTTTCGAGAGCGGGCGCGACGTCGAGTTCGGCTGCACCGCGCTCGGCGTGTTTACGTCGGAATCGCACCTCGATGACGTCATCACCCTCACCGCCGTACGCCACCGTTCCGAGTGGCTCGGCTCCGACGGTTTCGAACGCATCCCGGCGAGAGGTGTGATTCTTCCGGACCCTGGTCCCGCGATGGAGTGCACACCGGTCGTCGGACTCGCTCGCGTGCATGCAGACCAGGACCTCGGCACAGTCGCTCTTCGCAGCCTCGACCGCACAGACCGCGTTCATCACGTTGTCCGAGGAGGGTCGATCGGCCGAGCGCTGGCTGCCAGTAAAAACCACCGGGACGGGCGTATCGAGCATGAAGGCGAGTGCGCTCGCGGAGAACTGCATCGTGTCGGTGCCGTGCATCACGACCACGCCGTCCGCGCCAGCTTCGATCTCCTCGTGGACGGCGTGGGCGAGATCCTGCCACACGTCGGGCGTCATGTTCTCCGAGAGGATGTTCGCCACGACGCGGCCCCGGTAGTTCGCCCTTCCTGCGAGATCCGGCACCGCCCGAAGGACGTCCTCGGCGTCGAACTGTGCGGTCACCGCGCCAGTCCGGTAGTCGACCGTCGAGGCGATCGTTCCGCCCGTGGAGATGAGCGCCACGGTCGGCAGATCGTCGTCGAACTCGACGGCCGAGGAATCGCCGTCTTCCTCACTGCCGACATCGTAGACGTCCGACTCGACGACTTCGACGGTCGCGTCCGCGCGCTCGACACCGACGTTGTACCCGCCGTCGAGTTTGAGCACGGCGTGGTCGTCGGTCGTCGACGGCAGCAACACGCCCTCGTGAGTCCGCCCGTCGCGCGTGAGGCGGATGCGATCTCCCGGATTCATACCCGTTCTACCGGACCGTCGGACTTCAACCCATTCGTTCTCCGGTCGGTCGCCTTCGGGAAGAGCTCACCCGTCACGTTCGTCGCTCGGGGACCGCTCGTACGCACCGGCCCGCCGGAGTTCGACGGCCGCTTCGAGCACGCTGGGCGTCCGGCAGACACCACGTGCGCCGGTCGCCTGTGGCACGGCGCAGTTGTTGCAGTTCTCGCAGACTGCGTGGGGGTCCTCGGTCGGCGTCGTCCCGTTCGTCTCGACATCGAGCAGCCGGGCCGGCAGCCGGGGCTCGGCGTAAAACGGCCGGCCGACGCCGACCAGATCGCAGGCCGATCCCACGAGCGCATCCATCTCTGCACGCCCGCGGATCCCACCCTCACAGAGCACCGGCAGCGAGGTCGTTTCGCGCACCTGGCGACAGAGATCGGCGTTCCACGCCGGCTCGAAGTCGTAGTAGTGCGCTTGGAGACGATTCGCGGCCGCCACGAGCCGCGCCCGTGCTCGGCCGCCGAACACCGCCGCGTAGTCGTCTTGAAACCGGTCGTCGCCCCACGCCTGCTCGGGATGCTGGCCGCGAACGAGACTCAGGTCCCAGAACGTCGACCCTCGGACCGGCACTACGGCGTCGAAGCCGATCCGCTCGGCGTGCTCGGCGAGCCGAACCCCATCAGCCGCAGAGAGCCGAGGGCGGACGAACGGCGGCGCAGCCGTCTCGACCGGGATCTTCGTCAGCACGGGGAGGTCGCCGACCCGCTCGCGGATCTCCTCGTGGACGAGTTCGAGAAAGCGCAGTCGAGCCCCGAACGAGCCACCGAACTCGTCCGATCGACGGTTGTAGTACGGCGAACAGAACTGCTGGATGATTCCCATGTTCGCACCCGCGAGATGGATACCGTCGTAGCCCGCCGCGACCGCGTGGCCGGCCGCGCGTCCGAAGTCGGCGGCGAGATCGTAGACGTCCGCGGTCGAGAGCACATCGAAGTCGTAGTCGAGAAAGCCAGCCCGCGCCGCGAGCCGGAGGAGTCGTGGTGGCTTCGAAACCGCGAGCTGCCGGAGATCGGGGTTGGCTGCGCGATACGGTCGGTGCCAGGTTTCGAGCGAGCGAACTCCTCCATGGTCGAGCTGGGCCACGATCCGCGCGCCGTGGTCGTGGATCGCGTCGGTGAGCCGTCGGAGGTCGTCGGCGCGATCGGGGCTGGCGAGGTGGGTCATGTTGGGTGCGACCCGGCCGCCCTCGCGTCGAACCGGCATTGCGCCCTGGAAGATCAGCCCAGCGCCCGCGGCCGCCGCGGGTTCGAGTTCGTCGACAAGCCGATCGATCGCGTCCGGTCCATCGCCCGCACATTCGAGCAGCGGCGCGCGGTAGAGCCGATTGGGAAGATCGAGGCCGGCGATTTCGGCGGGTGTGTCGAGATCCGGCGGCACGGACGATACACGGCCCCGATCGGCTTAGCGGTTGGGTCCGGGTGACGGCCGGACGATTTCGCCGCTCTGGGGAAAAGCCCATGCCCGTGGGTAACGAAGTGCCGGCATGGCCGACAGCGGTGGCGAACGCACGAAAACCCGCGACGTCGACGACCTCCTCGCCGACGTCGACGACATCACGGTCGACGACGGTGACGCGACGACCGGCTCCAGCACCGGCACGGCCGATCGCGTCGACAACCGAGAGCGCGCGTCGCGCGGAACCGATCAGGGCGGATCGAGACTCCGCGACCGTGCCGGACAGCTGTTCTCGCTCCGGACGTTCGTCGTCGCGCTCGCGCTCACGGCGGTCGGCATGGCACTCGGCGGGTTCGTCCCGCTCGTCGGCGGCGTGCTCGGGTTCGTCGGGGTGTTCGTCGCGACCTTCGTTCTCGGGGCCGTTGGCGATCGGAGTCAGTACCTCGAGGCCGGCATCGCGAGCGCGGCCGTCGCCGGCGGGTGGTCGTTGTTCGGCAACCTCACGCTGGTGGCGGTCGGTGCCGGGCTCCCACTGCTCGCGGTGAACGCCGGCATCGGGCTGCTCGCTGGCCTCGTGGGCCACTACTTCGGCCGCGACCTCCGCGACGGACTGACTCGCGAGATATAGGAGAGAGCCACAGGTCGCGAGTCCCGAAACGTCGACGGCTCCACGGCAGCCACGGTTGACCCCGTTCACGACAGACGAGAACGAATCCACCACTTGGTCAAAAGAGTTTGTACGCACCTCGTGAACAACCACGAGATCGGTCGATCGAGTCGCTTGCTATCGACTGTTTTCGAGGATTTCTGCTACTCTCGTTCGCGGAGAAGTGTGATTTCTTACGTCCCGATCGTCCAGCGGTCGTCGTCCCGACGAACGAAGTCGTGAGTCGAGAGGAGATCGAGCGCGTCCTCGACCACCGGGAGCGGCACACCGAGGTGTTCGGCGATCTCGTCGGACGTATCGGCCCCCGATTCGATCGCGGCGAGGACCTCGGCGCAGAAGCGCGCATCGCCGTGATCCGCGAACTTCCCCATGCCGTCGGCCGCGAGCCCCTCTTCGATCCGGTCGGTGAGCGCGTCGCGCAGCGACGTGAGTCGGCCCTGGACCCACCGCTGGGCCAGCGAGAGCTCGTCCTCCAGCTGGTCGAGTCGCTGGAGATCGTCCGCGAGCGCGGATAGTTCGCTGGTATCGCTCGCCGAAACGTCGATCGAGACGTACCGACAGGTCGTGAGATCGAGGCTCGAACTCGCCGGATAGGCGCTTTTCGCGCCGAACCCGTACGGCGAGACGTTGACTTCGAGCCGGAGGTTCCGCGAGATACGGAAATACTTCCGACGGCCATCGTCGGCCCGGCTCTCGACGAGGCCCGCGTCCTCCAGCTTCCGGAGGTGGCCGATCACCGCCTTCGGACTCACGCCGAGCGACTCGCTGATCTCGGTGACGTAACACGGTCGCCGGGCGAGCAGCCGGAGGATGCGCCGGCGGTTCTCGTTGCCGAGGAGATCGAGCAGCGCCGCTGAGTCCATTCACCTGTGGTTAGTGCCGCACGGACAAAAGGATGACTCCACACGGGCGTTCGCCACGGACCGCCGGCGGCCACGCTCACGACGTGCGTGCTACGTCGTGGGGATTTGCGAGACCCGTCAGTCGTACTTCGAGGCGACGGTCCTGTCCGCACCGCCCGGACGGTCGGGATCGGGGCTGTCGATCTGCGATCGGTTGTTCGCTCCAGCGTCCGGTACGGAGAGGTTCGCAGCGCGGCGTGCGAGCTGGTCCAGTCCCGAGGCGTTCACGCCCGCGCTCGCCGCGACGGTCTTGGCGTCGTTGATCGCCGCCCGGAGCGCTGTGACATCGGCCACGAGCCGTTCCCACCTCGCACGGTGACGTACCGATCGGTTGGTTTCCGTGGGCGTGAACGTGCGCAATCGCTCGTCGGTCTGATTGAGGCGACCCCGGAGCGTTGCGGCCCGCTGCTCGACGAGATCCTGCTTGTTGGACTGGTTCTCGGTACGTTCGAACGCGGCGAGCCACATCCCCGAATCGACCGCGCCGTTGGCCGCGGCGGTGCGTTGTTGCATGAACACCGACACCTCCCCGCCGAGTTCCGTCTGCGGAGTCGGTTGGGTTGCCGTCGTGGCTCCGGCCTGGGAACCGGCGCTCAAACCCATGGTTCCACAGAGCAGCAGCGAGACGAGGAGCACCGCGGCGTCGTTCGCGTTCACTACACGCTCGTTGCACGGACTGGAATAAAAGCGCGACGGCCGTTCGTGGTGGCCAATACCATGCATTCACCGCAGCAATCGGCGGGACCAACCGACGCACTCGCGAAATAACGGTGAAACCGTCGGGTGTCCGAAATTACAAGTATCGCCACGTGGTATCGTGGGTCATGGCAGTGTGTCCCAGCTGCGAGGCCGACATCACGGTCTGGGCCGAGCGACTCGAACAGGCGAGCGCGGCGAGCACCCCGAAAGTCTGGACCTGTCCGGAGTGTGATGCGGTGCTCGGTATCTCCGACTGGGGCTCCCAGTGACGAACCGACCGCTCTCGTCGACGAGAGTTTCGGGGTAGTGACGGGCTTGCGCGACTGATTTCGGGTGATTATGGCGCAGCGTCGGAGTCGTTGGGGGCATCCGCGGCAGCGGCGAGATCGGCGGCGAGCGCGGCGGCCTCGACTGCGGTCGTCCCGAGAAGGTAGGTCACGGGTTCGATACCGAACGCGCCCTCGTGATAGATGACCTGTGGGACCGTTCCGCGCTCGTGAAACCGATTTCGGAGGTGCTCGGCGCGGTTCTCGTAGCCCGCTTCGAATCGGAGTGGATCGATACCACGGTCACGGGCCGCCGTGAGGAGTGCGTCAGAGGTAGCGAGGTTGAGTGCCCCCCGAATCGATGGCTCGATGGCCATCGCGGCGATCACGGTTCGGGCGACGTGCTGGGAGGCACCGAACTCCGGACGTGCTGGAACGAGGACCCGATCCCCTACTGCGTGCAGCCGACCGGGAACGGCTGCGACTTCGGTTTCGTCGGTCGCCTCCGGAACCGCCGTGGCGATGTTCGTTCCGACGTTTGGGATATGTGCAGCGACGGCGGACGTGTTCGTCACTCGACGGACGGCGGTCCGAACGGCCGTGAGCGCGTCCCGCTCGGCGAGGACACCGGTGTCGGTGCCCCGGACACACAGATCACAGCCGAGACCGGAGAGTGCGGGCATCTCTTCCTCGTGGACGGCACAGATGAGGCCACGGTCCTCGAACTCGCGGATCAGTTCGAGAAGCTCGGCCAGCGCTTCATAACTGTCCATCGTGTCGGCGGCGAACCCCTCGGCGATCCGCGTCATCGTCGCCTGCATGCGGTCGTCCTCGCGGAAGCGCTCCTCGACGACGCCGTTCTGGCCGAGGGTTTTGCTGACCGCGGCTTGCGTTACGCCCAACCGATCGGCGATCTCCTGTTGGGTGAGGCCGCGTTCGTCGAGTTCGTCCGCCAGCATCGCCCGAGCAGTCGGGAGGAAGCGCTCGACGACGATCTCGCTCGGGAGTCGCAACGACATAGCACCCGATTCATCGACAGCAGGGATAAATCGTGGCCATCGATGGATTCGAACCACCCCGACAACGATCGGATAGTGGGTTTCACTCTCGGCAGAAACAACCGTCCAACGACGACGGATTCTGCAACGATCGATCGGTCGTGAACGATTGTGAAGACAGCACCGGGGAACGCTTATTACCGCTGGTGTGGTATATGTAAACGAGCATCATGTTTGAACGGTTCTCGCGCGGCTACTACCTCGGCCGGCTCTCCATCGAACCACATCCCCACGACGGATCACGACCGCTCATCCAGCGGACGACCCACGAGCGGCTCAACGAAGCGCTGTACGCGAAGGGTGAGGGGATCGAACGGACCGATCTCCCGCTCGTGATGAAGGTCGAGACCAGTCACCTCGCGGTCGGCGGGGACGATGGCGTGCCCGAGGACACGCTGTGGCTGCCGGAGGCGGTGCTCGCGGATCTCCGGATCGATACGCCGCCCACCCTCCAGGAGGTGCTGCTCGCCACGGCGGACCGCGCCGCCCAACTGCTCCGGCTTTCGGGCACGGCAGTCTGAGTGATCGGTTTCAGGCCAGCGGCGGCGTCGGGGTTCGGTCGTCTCAACAGGCTTATCCCGGGCGTGGCACCTACCCAACCCATGAGCGATGTCGTCGTGACGCTGCCGGACGGTTCCGAGCTCCCGATGGAGCCCGGTTCGACGGTCGAGGACGTAGCCTACGAGATCGGCCCGGGGCTCGGGAGCGACACGATCGCGGGGGTCGTGGACGGCGAGCTCGTCGCCGCGGCCGAACCGATCACCGAGGACAGCCGGTTGGAGATCGTGACCGAGGACAGCGAGGAGTATCTCGACGTGCTCCGGCACTCCGCGGCCCACGTCTTCGCCCAGGCGCTCTCCCGGCTCCATCCCGAGGCGAAGCTCACCATCGGCCCGTGGACCGACGAGGGGTTCTACTACGATATCGCGAACGTCGACCTCGACAGCGAGGACCTCGACGCGATCGCCGAGGAGGCCCAGACCATCATCGACGCGGACCTCCCGATCGAGCGGGTCGAACGCCCCAGGGAGGAAGCGTTCGAGATCTACGAGGACAACCGGTTCAAACGTGACATCCTCGACGAGGAAGCGGCGGGCGCAGACCCCGTGAGCATCTACGAACAGGGCGACTTCTTCGATCTCTGCCAGGGCCCACACGTCGCCTCCACGGGTGAGATCGGCGGGTTCGCGCTGCTCGAAACCTCCGCGGCGTACTGGCGTGGCGAGGAAGAGAACGAATCGCTCACGCGA encodes:
- a CDS encoding GNAT family N-acetyltransferase, whose amino-acid sequence is MSVTDITIRQARPDDYEDVAAFTRETWADRDSGDYIPEIYHEWIAGDGDSQRTFLVDAGDDVAGLCQGVLLSEHEAWAQGMRVNPEYRGEGLSTQLNDALFRWARERGATVVRNMVFSWNAAGLGGSRAVGFAPLCEFRWAHPDPDPDATLPKAYTVADDPDAAWSFWRRSDAYTALSGLALDADESWAMSELTREGLHRAAEETRVFAVRREDDGTRAMAHRVRDYERETDGRTERWAEYGVGAWSDLGAARALFRAISADAAAIGADRVRVLVPETPRHVSDVAAAHVALGENPDFVLEAPLV
- the gatD gene encoding Glu-tRNA(Gln) amidotransferase subunit GatD produces the protein MNPGDRIRLTRDGRTHEGVLLPSTTDDHAVLKLDGGYNVGVERADATVEVVESDVYDVGSEEDGDSSAVEFDDDLPTVALISTGGTIASTVDYRTGAVTAQFDAEDVLRAVPDLAGRANYRGRVVANILSENMTPDVWQDLAHAVHEEIEAGADGVVVMHGTDTMQFSASALAFMLDTPVPVVFTGSQRSADRPSSDNVMNAVCAVEAAKSDCAEVLVCMHASESDDRCALHRGTRVRKNHTSRRDAFETVGAEPLGTVAYGGEGDDVIEVRFRRKHAERGAAELDVAPALETDVELVKFTPGTSEAMLDAATGSAGLVIEGTGLGHVHTDWIPRIAELVADGTSVVMTSQCLGGRVCDRVYDTGRDLLDAGVIEGEDLLPGTAKVKLMWALANSERSEDVAATMGTSLAGELTERSVPPENRPVPEAR
- a CDS encoding oxidoreductase gives rise to the protein MPPDLDTPAEIAGLDLPNRLYRAPLLECAGDGPDAIDRLVDELEPAAAAGAGLIFQGAMPVRREGGRVAPNMTHLASPDRADDLRRLTDAIHDHGARIVAQLDHGGVRSLETWHRPYRAANPDLRQLAVSKPPRLLRLAARAGFLDYDFDVLSTADVYDLAADFGRAAGHAVAAGYDGIHLAGANMGIIQQFCSPYYNRRSDEFGGSFGARLRFLELVHEEIRERVGDLPVLTKIPVETAAPPFVRPRLSAADGVRLAEHAERIGFDAVVPVRGSTFWDLSLVRGQHPEQAWGDDRFQDDYAAVFGGRARARLVAAANRLQAHYYDFEPAWNADLCRQVRETTSLPVLCEGGIRGRAEMDALVGSACDLVGVGRPFYAEPRLPARLLDVETNGTTPTEDPHAVCENCNNCAVPQATGARGVCRTPSVLEAAVELRRAGAYERSPSDERDG
- a CDS encoding ArsR/SmtB family transcription factor; the protein is MDSAALLDLLGNENRRRILRLLARRPCYVTEISESLGVSPKAVIGHLRKLEDAGLVESRADDGRRKYFRISRNLRLEVNVSPYGFGAKSAYPASSSLDLTTCRYVSIDVSASDTSELSALADDLQRLDQLEDELSLAQRWVQGRLTSLRDALTDRIEEGLAADGMGKFADHGDARFCAEVLAAIESGADTSDEIAEHLGVPLPVVEDALDLLSTHDFVRRDDDRWTIGT
- a CDS encoding thiamine-phosphate synthase family protein, with translation MSLRLPSEIVVERFLPTARAMLADELDERGLTQQEIADRLGVTQAAVSKTLGQNGVVEERFREDDRMQATMTRIAEGFAADTMDSYEALAELLELIREFEDRGLICAVHEEEMPALSGLGCDLCVRGTDTGVLAERDALTAVRTAVRRVTNTSAVAAHIPNVGTNIATAVPEATDETEVAAVPGRLHAVGDRVLVPARPEFGASQHVARTVIAAMAIEPSIRGALNLATSDALLTAARDRGIDPLRFEAGYENRAEHLRNRFHERGTVPQVIYHEGAFGIEPVTYLLGTTAVEAAALAADLAAAADAPNDSDAAP
- a CDS encoding DUF5802 family protein: MFERFSRGYYLGRLSIEPHPHDGSRPLIQRTTHERLNEALYAKGEGIERTDLPLVMKVETSHLAVGGDDGVPEDTLWLPEAVLADLRIDTPPTLQEVLLATADRAAQLLRLSGTAV